In Theileria equi strain WA chromosome 4 map unlocalized gcontig_1105316255033, whole genome shotgun sequence, the following are encoded in one genomic region:
- a CDS encoding conserved hypothetical protein (encoded by transcript BEWA_015410A), whose translation MAYKYSDQGSVPFNPPLMDEEVENQEITKQDVYSILLLLLLYVIQGIPIGIRNAIPLVIHDRASYSSIALLSLTSLPYALKLLWAPILDFVYIQRLGKRKTWIIPTQFLCGLFLLYGSIDGKLDNWIGQDETVDTATLFIYFFIIYFLLATQDIAVDGWALTMLPPHLRIHSSTCNSAGQSLGINIAFMGFITLNSRDSCIRLYHFWNKICSLFGINYIPPDDNSIVPLVTLSGFCRFFGIIIILCTICVFFKRELDDKPILRDEVIELEFGTISQQDPYINEKNTQVLQSYKTLMKIIFLKPVRIMAFLLLTKKIFFSPEEPADLKLLGNGLPKDMFALARPILVPIEIIFPPIISIYINQYGASSVMLRGLYAHLLELIASTVFIVITGIYYKEERGRILRLLYYGVFISMLVFRQIVKMVINVADVAWFATVSDPKIGGTYMTLLNTFSNIGYLWPSSLAFLLVDPLG comes from the exons ATGGCCTACAAATACAGTGACCAAGGGTCAGTACCATTCAATCCACCATTgatggatgaagaagttgaGAACCAGGAAATTACAAAACAAGATGTATACTCGATACTTTTGTTATTATTGCTCTACGTGATACAGGGGATACCTATAGGGATCAGAAATGCTATACCACTGGTAATTCATGATCGAGCAAGCTATTCAAGTATAGCGCTACTATCACTGACTAGTTTGCCGTATGCATTAAAGTTGCTCTGGGCACCTATCCTAGATTTTGTGTACATACAACGTCTAGGTAAACGTAAAACATGGATAATTCCAACCCAGTTTCTATGTGGACTGTTTCTATTATATGGCAGTATTGATGGAAAACTCGATAACTGGATAGGTCAGGATGAAACAGTAGATACAGCCACACTTTTTAtttattttttcatcatttactTTTTATTAGCAACGCAAGATATTGCCGTAGATGGGTGGGCATTGACAATGCTGCCCCCTCATTTGAGAATACATTCATCAACCTGCAATTCAGCAGGCCAATCTCTCGGGATAAACATTGCTTTTATGGGTTTTATCACACTAAATTCCCGCGATTCTTGCATAAGACTATACCATTTTTGGAACAAAATTTGTTCTTTGTTCGGTATAAATTATATTCCCCCTGATGATAATTCCATTGTCCCTTTAGTCACACTTTCTGGGTTCTGCAGATTTTTCGGAATAATCATCATACTATGTACTATTTGCGTTTTCTTTAAAAGAGAATTGGACGATAAGCCAATTCTTAGAGATGAAGTTATAGAACTTGAATTTGGAACAATTTCTCAGCAGGATCCatatataaatgagaaAAACACCCAAGTTTTACAATCATACAAGACTCTAATGAAGATCATCTTTTTGAAACCAGTGCGCATAATGGCGTTTCTATTATTGACaaagaaaatattcttttcACCGGAGGAGCCAGCAGATCTGAAACTACTAGGAAACGGGCTTCCAAAAGACATGTTTGCACTCGCCAGGCCTATCCTTGTACCCATTGAGATTATATTCCCACCAATT ATTTCCATCTACATTAACCAGTATGGCGCATCATCTGTCATGCTCAGGGGGTTGTATGCGCACTTACTAGAATTAATTGCGTCTACAGTATTTATAGTCATAACTGGAATCTATTACAAAGAGGAAAGGGGAAGAATTTTGCGTCTGTTATACTATGGTGTATTCATTTCCATGCTGGTATTTCGCCAAATCGTCAAAATGGTAATCAATGTGGCCGATGTCGCCTGGTTTGCTACAGTCTCTGATCCTAAAATCGGCGGGACATACATGACACTTTTAAATACGTTTAGCAATATCGGATACCTTTGGCCTTCTTCATTGGCATTTTTACTCGTTGATCCACTGGGTTAG